One segment of uncultured Propionivibrio sp. DNA contains the following:
- a CDS encoding c-type cytochrome has protein sequence MRRRFAALAATLLCSAVAVAAPPGLEACARCHGADGIATDPATPHLAGLDATYLSRQIAAFAEGRRRQDDMSTLASDIDDERLAPLVRWYASRPPFPTGDAPRPGAGQTLYDEGRSQTGTPACVTCHQPDGVGNARFPRLAGQKKAYLVKQLDAFKAGRRTTDPAMTETARSLSAGDIRALAETFGRD, from the coding sequence ATGCGCCGCCGGTTCGCCGCCCTGGCGGCAACGTTGCTGTGCAGCGCCGTTGCCGTCGCCGCGCCGCCCGGGCTTGAGGCCTGCGCGCGCTGCCACGGCGCCGACGGCATCGCCACCGACCCGGCGACGCCACATCTGGCCGGACTCGACGCCACCTACCTGAGCCGCCAGATCGCGGCCTTTGCCGAGGGCCGGCGGCGGCAGGACGACATGAGCACGCTGGCCAGCGACATCGATGACGAACGCTTGGCGCCCCTCGTACGCTGGTACGCGAGCCGACCGCCCTTCCCGACCGGCGATGCGCCGCGCCCCGGCGCCGGCCAGACACTTTATGACGAAGGCCGGTCGCAGACCGGAACACCGGCCTGCGTCACCTGCCATCAGCCCGATGGCGTCGGCAACGCACGCTTTCCGCGTCTCGCCGGACAGAAGAAGGCCTACCTCGTCAAACAACTCGACGCCTTCAAGGCCGGACGCCGCACAACTGACCCGGCGATGACCGAAACGGCACGCAGCCTCAGCGCCGGCGACATCCGCGCGCTCGCGGAGACGTTCGGTCGCGACTGA
- a CDS encoding DUF3088 family protein: MSRDILFLLAPDHVQSEGKFRYCPDCALVAGYLSFYPAVANAIDVRRVAPPRPRPEIVALLGEANQGAPVLVLAASSPTLPGISVKEAQGRRFIDVPGDILAYLGQRYPGGLPL, encoded by the coding sequence ATGAGCCGTGACATCCTGTTCCTGCTGGCCCCGGACCACGTCCAGAGCGAAGGCAAGTTCCGCTACTGTCCCGACTGCGCGCTGGTGGCCGGCTATCTGAGTTTCTATCCGGCGGTCGCCAACGCGATCGACGTGCGGCGCGTCGCGCCCCCGCGCCCCCGCCCCGAAATCGTCGCGCTGCTCGGCGAGGCGAATCAGGGCGCGCCGGTGCTCGTCCTCGCCGCGTCATCGCCGACCTTGCCCGGCATCAGCGTCAAGGAAGCCCAGGGCCGACGCTTCATCGACGTGCCGGGCGACATCCTGGCCTATCTTGGCCAGCGTTATCCCGGCGGTCTGCCGCTCTAG
- a CDS encoding ammonia-forming cytochrome c nitrite reductase subunit c552, with translation MRTKKIKAGLVGVLAICATVLSIGVAEARQPDPAVVKQQDQLTQKTLEQVRGVLPKTAMAKDKQADVAACYACHKDVKEFHVSSKHASVNCATCHTNFDEHVAKDGKAPIATRTDHAVCGTCHQPQYESFLSVNYESKARVEKATYKGRSPLFDKLMAPHGFTKEHTEPRSHIFMLLDQLLIDRSYGGRFQLNDWSMLADGKGAETQLWSALLKDADPSSSDQKVFMPQTATASNPVCLNCKTQDHILKWKYMGDPDPKAKWSRTSKVVDFVRDLKHPMNCYTCHDPHSTAPRVVRDALIEAVVDRGMGTYPQDKAKSGKVTMTKVTFRDGFRAIGVLNKPDSNLMCAQCHVEYNCNPGFDTKTGQISVTMADRRANHYFWSNVFDYKAAAEKISFKDFKHATTGALLSKIQHPEAETFWGSAHERNNVECKSCHMPKIKQDGKTYTSHFQRSPRYNVKDTCLKCHNDMNEQQAVYTIDSIQNYTRGKLAKAEYWLAQLIDTFPKARAAGVPEEAIKKAQAHHDQAHIYWEWWTAENSDGFHNPGAARESLTRSMDESQAGIKVLNDAIAALAKK, from the coding sequence ATGCGAACGAAAAAAATCAAAGCGGGTTTGGTCGGTGTGCTGGCGATCTGCGCGACGGTGCTCAGCATCGGCGTCGCCGAGGCGCGGCAACCGGATCCGGCCGTCGTCAAACAGCAGGATCAGCTGACGCAGAAGACGCTTGAGCAGGTCCGCGGCGTGTTGCCGAAGACGGCGATGGCCAAGGACAAGCAGGCCGATGTCGCGGCGTGCTATGCCTGCCACAAGGACGTCAAGGAATTCCACGTTTCCAGCAAGCATGCCAGCGTCAATTGCGCGACCTGCCACACCAATTTCGACGAGCATGTGGCCAAGGACGGCAAGGCGCCGATCGCGACGCGTACCGACCACGCGGTCTGCGGCACCTGTCACCAGCCGCAGTACGAATCGTTCCTCTCGGTCAATTACGAATCGAAGGCGCGCGTCGAGAAGGCGACCTACAAGGGCCGCTCGCCGCTCTTCGACAAGCTGATGGCGCCGCACGGCTTCACCAAGGAGCATACCGAGCCGCGCAGCCACATCTTCATGCTGCTCGACCAGTTGCTGATCGACCGCAGCTACGGCGGCCGCTTCCAGCTCAATGACTGGAGCATGCTGGCCGATGGCAAGGGCGCCGAAACGCAGCTGTGGAGCGCGCTGCTCAAGGATGCCGATCCGTCGTCGAGCGACCAGAAAGTGTTCATGCCGCAGACGGCAACGGCATCGAACCCGGTCTGCCTGAACTGCAAGACGCAGGATCACATCCTCAAGTGGAAGTACATGGGCGATCCCGATCCGAAGGCCAAGTGGTCGCGTACCTCGAAGGTCGTCGATTTCGTCCGCGATCTCAAGCACCCGATGAACTGCTACACCTGTCACGATCCGCACTCGACGGCGCCGCGCGTCGTTCGCGATGCGCTGATCGAGGCCGTCGTCGATCGTGGCATGGGCACCTATCCGCAGGACAAGGCCAAGAGCGGCAAGGTGACGATGACCAAGGTGACGTTCCGCGATGGTTTCCGCGCCATCGGCGTGCTCAACAAGCCCGATTCGAACCTGATGTGCGCGCAGTGCCACGTTGAATACAACTGCAACCCGGGCTTCGACACCAAGACCGGCCAGATCAGCGTGACGATGGCCGACCGCCGTGCCAACCACTACTTCTGGTCGAACGTTTTCGACTACAAGGCGGCGGCCGAGAAGATCTCGTTCAAGGACTTCAAGCACGCGACGACTGGTGCGCTGCTGTCCAAGATCCAGCATCCGGAAGCCGAGACCTTCTGGGGCAGCGCGCACGAGCGCAACAATGTCGAGTGCAAGAGCTGTCACATGCCGAAGATCAAGCAGGACGGCAAGACCTACACCTCGCACTTCCAGCGTTCGCCGCGTTACAACGTCAAGGACACCTGCCTCAAGTGTCATAACGACATGAACGAGCAGCAGGCCGTGTATACGATCGATTCGATCCAGAACTACACGCGCGGCAAGCTGGCCAAGGCCGAGTACTGGCTGGCGCAGCTGATCGACACCTTCCCGAAGGCGCGTGCCGCTGGCGTTCCGGAGGAAGCGATCAAGAAGGCGCAGGCGCACCACGACCAGGCGCACATCTACTGGGAATGGTGGACGGCCGAGAATTCCGACGGCTTCCATAACCCCGGCGCCGCGCGCGAGTCGCTGACGCGTTCGATGGATGAGTCGCAGGCCGGCATCAAGGTACTCAACGACGCCATCGCGGCGCTCGCCAAGAAGTAG
- the serC gene encoding 3-phosphoserine/phosphohydroxythreonine transaminase, protein MDRIFNFSAGPAALPQAVLEQARDELVNWQGCGMSVMEMSHRGKEYMGIQAEAEADLRELMNIPANYKVLFLQGGASMQFAMVPMNLFRGKASADYLNTGEWSKKAIKEAQKYGKVNVVASSEDKNFTYAPAQSAWKLDPNAAYVHYTTNETIGGVEIFWTPETGNVPLVADMSSDILSHPIDVSKFGLIYAGAQKNIGPAGLTIVIVREDLLGQLVPGTPTMFDYKIAADNDSMYNTPSTYAIYIAGLVFKWLKKNGGIAAMEKVNRAKAKLIYDFLDQSKFFQSPVAIENRSLMNIPFTLKDAALDDEFIKAAKARGMVQLKGHRSVGGMRASIYNAMPIEGVQALVALMKEFEQQHG, encoded by the coding sequence ATGGATCGCATCTTCAATTTCAGCGCCGGTCCGGCCGCGCTGCCGCAGGCCGTCCTCGAACAGGCCCGCGATGAACTCGTCAACTGGCAGGGTTGCGGCATGTCGGTCATGGAAATGTCCCACCGCGGCAAGGAATACATGGGCATCCAGGCCGAAGCCGAAGCCGACCTGCGCGAACTGATGAACATTCCCGCCAACTACAAGGTGCTGTTCCTGCAAGGCGGCGCCTCGATGCAGTTCGCCATGGTGCCGATGAACCTCTTCCGCGGCAAAGCCTCGGCCGACTACCTCAACACCGGCGAGTGGTCGAAGAAGGCGATCAAGGAAGCGCAGAAATACGGCAAGGTCAACGTCGTCGCCTCCTCCGAAGACAAGAACTTCACCTATGCGCCTGCTCAGAGCGCCTGGAAGCTCGACCCCAATGCCGCCTACGTGCACTACACGACGAACGAAACGATCGGCGGCGTCGAAATCTTCTGGACGCCGGAAACCGGTAACGTACCGCTCGTCGCCGACATGTCCTCGGACATCCTCTCGCACCCGATCGACGTCTCGAAATTCGGCCTGATCTACGCCGGCGCGCAGAAGAACATCGGCCCGGCCGGCCTAACCATCGTCATCGTCCGCGAAGACCTGCTCGGACAACTCGTCCCCGGCACGCCGACGATGTTCGACTACAAGATCGCCGCCGACAACGACTCGATGTACAACACCCCGTCGACCTATGCCATTTACATCGCCGGCCTGGTCTTCAAGTGGCTCAAGAAGAATGGCGGCATCGCCGCCATGGAAAAGGTCAACCGCGCCAAAGCCAAGCTGATCTACGACTTCCTCGACCAGTCGAAATTCTTTCAGTCGCCGGTCGCCATCGAGAACCGCTCGCTGATGAACATTCCGTTCACGCTCAAGGACGCGGCGCTCGACGACGAATTCATCAAGGCGGCGAAGGCACGCGGCATGGTCCAGCTCAAGGGACACCGCTCGGTCGGCGGCATGCGCGCCTCGATCTACAACGCCATGCCGATCGAAGGCGTGCAGGCTCTCGTCGCGCTGATGAAGGAATTCGAACAACAGCACGGCTGA
- a CDS encoding heme lyase CcmF/NrfE family subunit, which translates to MIPELGHIGLILALQLALVQVVLGFSGARGRTAHAAAARGAAIGQSLLVVFGFATLVWAFAVNDFSVLNVAEHSSRHLPLGYRITAAWGSHEGSILLWAVLLGLWTVTVAVSRGAGDDLGSGALAVLGAINAGMLAFILFTSNPFQRLDPPPPDGLDLNPLLQDPGMVAHPPLLYLGYVGFAVAFAFAVAALLCGRLDADWAKRAQPWTRLAWAFLTLGIAVGSGWAYYELGWGGWWFWDPTENASLMPWLVGTALLHSLGMTGRRGGFQVWTMSLAIGTFGLSLIGTFLVRSGVLSSVHAFAQDPARGFFLLLLLAVLVGAALTILARRASAAAPTASFAWLSRETLVLGGNMLLLVTTGSVLLGTLYPLVLDALGQGKVSVGPPYFNAVFVPLMAPVLLLAGAAPFAGWQQAGRAVFLRGLRLPALSALAAAPLLSLGLGGEVNGSAMLALALAVWIVVATALGVIRAGLSWRRLGTALAHGGLAVAVVGIGLVSGFESEHSLTVTRGERFSFAGYTLRFDGVVEEPGPNYSAVRATVAVLGGGDAPVATLSPEKRIYHASKLPMTESAILSRPGGDLYVVLGDPLTLDTWTLRVLAKPFIAWIWAGAALMALGAVLAAMAGRRSSVGENA; encoded by the coding sequence ATGATTCCAGAACTTGGTCATATCGGCCTGATCCTGGCGCTGCAACTGGCGCTCGTGCAGGTAGTACTCGGATTTTCGGGCGCACGCGGGCGGACGGCCCACGCCGCGGCGGCGCGCGGCGCCGCGATCGGCCAGAGCCTGCTCGTCGTTTTTGGCTTCGCGACGCTCGTCTGGGCCTTCGCCGTCAATGATTTCTCGGTGCTCAACGTCGCCGAGCATTCGTCGCGTCATCTGCCGCTCGGCTATCGCATCACCGCTGCCTGGGGCTCGCATGAAGGCTCGATCCTGCTCTGGGCGGTGCTGCTTGGGCTGTGGACGGTGACCGTCGCCGTATCGCGTGGCGCCGGCGACGATCTCGGCAGCGGTGCGCTAGCCGTGCTCGGCGCGATCAATGCCGGCATGCTGGCCTTCATTCTGTTCACCTCTAATCCCTTCCAGCGACTCGATCCGCCGCCGCCCGACGGGCTCGACCTCAATCCGCTGTTGCAGGACCCCGGCATGGTCGCGCATCCGCCGCTCCTGTATCTCGGCTACGTCGGTTTTGCCGTCGCCTTCGCCTTTGCCGTCGCCGCCTTGCTCTGCGGCCGGCTCGATGCCGATTGGGCAAAGCGCGCGCAGCCGTGGACGCGGCTGGCCTGGGCCTTTCTCACCCTCGGCATCGCCGTCGGTTCGGGTTGGGCCTATTACGAACTCGGCTGGGGCGGCTGGTGGTTCTGGGACCCGACCGAGAATGCCTCGCTGATGCCCTGGCTGGTCGGCACCGCCCTGCTTCATTCGCTTGGCATGACCGGTCGGCGCGGCGGCTTCCAGGTGTGGACGATGAGCCTGGCGATCGGCACCTTCGGCCTGTCGCTGATCGGCACCTTCCTCGTCCGCTCGGGCGTGCTCTCGTCGGTGCATGCCTTCGCCCAGGATCCGGCACGCGGTTTCTTCCTCTTGCTGCTTCTCGCCGTACTCGTCGGTGCCGCGCTGACGATTCTCGCCCGGCGGGCGTCGGCGGCTGCGCCGACCGCGTCCTTCGCCTGGCTGTCGCGCGAGACGCTGGTGCTGGGCGGCAACATGCTGCTGCTCGTGACAACCGGGTCGGTGCTGCTCGGCACCCTCTATCCGCTCGTGCTCGACGCGCTTGGTCAGGGCAAGGTCTCGGTCGGGCCGCCGTATTTCAACGCCGTCTTCGTGCCGTTGATGGCGCCGGTGCTCCTGCTTGCCGGCGCGGCGCCCTTCGCCGGCTGGCAGCAGGCCGGCCGGGCGGTTTTCCTGCGCGGGTTGCGCCTGCCGGCGCTGTCGGCGCTGGCGGCCGCGCCGCTGCTCTCTCTCGGACTCGGCGGCGAAGTGAATGGATCGGCCATGCTGGCGCTCGCGCTGGCGGTCTGGATCGTTGTCGCCACGGCGCTGGGCGTGATCCGCGCCGGCCTGTCCTGGCGGCGCCTGGGTACGGCGCTGGCGCATGGCGGGCTGGCTGTCGCCGTCGTCGGTATCGGCCTTGTCAGCGGTTTTGAAAGCGAACACAGCCTGACCGTGACGCGCGGCGAGCGTTTTTCATTTGCCGGATACACGCTGCGTTTTGACGGTGTCGTCGAGGAGCCGGGGCCGAATTATTCGGCGGTGCGCGCCACGGTTGCCGTGCTCGGCGGCGGCGACGCGCCGGTGGCGACACTGTCGCCCGAGAAACGCATCTATCATGCCTCCAAGCTGCCGATGACCGAGTCGGCGATCCTGTCGCGGCCAGGCGGCGATCTCTATGTCGTGCTCGGCGATCCGCTCACGCTCGACACCTGGACGCTGCGCGTGCTCGCCAAGCCCTTCATCGCCTGGATCTGGGCCGGTGCCGCGCTGATGGCGCTTGGCGCCGTGCTGGCGGCGATGGCCGGTCGCCGGTCCTCCGTCGGAGAAAACGCATGA
- a CDS encoding phosphoglycerate dehydrogenase: MTRKIQTLNSISKKGLARLPEGYTVANDIAAPDAILVRSQVMHDMAIAESVLCIGRAGAGTNNIPVKAMSDKGVVVFNAPGANANAVKELVIAGMLIGTRNLFPALRFVNGLVGDDESLLKQAEAGKKHFVGHELRGSTLGIIGLGAIGSQLAESAIQLGMNVVGYDPEITVDAAWRLPSQVRKATSVDDLVKRADFISLHVPLLPATKDLINAERIKLMKKGAVLLNFSREGIVNDHAAFDGLNEGRLHAYVCDFPSNLLRSHPNFVALPHLGASTEEAEENCAIMVAEQVADYLENGNILNAVNFPNISMPRESAYRLAIANANVPNMLGQISTALAGAGLNIHNMVNKSRGDFAFTLVDVESAVPQTLIDQLKTIGGVLRVRYLPA; encoded by the coding sequence ATGACCCGCAAGATCCAGACGCTCAACTCAATTTCCAAGAAGGGCCTCGCCCGTCTGCCCGAAGGCTACACCGTTGCCAATGACATTGCCGCGCCGGACGCGATCCTCGTCCGCTCGCAGGTCATGCATGACATGGCGATTGCCGAGAGCGTGCTCTGCATCGGCCGCGCCGGCGCCGGCACCAATAACATCCCGGTCAAGGCGATGAGCGACAAGGGCGTCGTCGTCTTCAACGCGCCCGGTGCCAACGCCAACGCCGTCAAGGAACTCGTCATCGCCGGCATGCTCATCGGCACGCGCAACCTCTTTCCGGCGCTACGCTTCGTGAACGGCCTCGTCGGCGACGACGAATCGCTGCTCAAGCAGGCCGAAGCTGGCAAGAAGCACTTCGTCGGTCACGAACTGCGCGGCAGCACGCTCGGCATCATCGGTCTCGGCGCGATCGGTTCGCAACTGGCCGAATCGGCGATCCAGCTCGGCATGAACGTCGTCGGCTACGACCCCGAAATCACCGTCGATGCCGCTTGGCGGCTGCCCTCGCAGGTGCGCAAGGCAACCAGCGTCGACGACCTCGTCAAACGCGCCGATTTCATCAGTCTGCATGTGCCGCTGCTGCCCGCGACCAAAGACCTCATCAATGCCGAACGCATCAAGTTGATGAAGAAGGGTGCGGTGCTGCTCAACTTCTCGCGCGAAGGCATCGTCAATGACCACGCCGCCTTCGACGGTCTCAACGAAGGCCGCCTGCACGCCTACGTCTGCGATTTCCCGAGCAACCTGCTGCGCAGCCATCCGAATTTCGTCGCGCTGCCACACCTCGGCGCATCGACCGAGGAAGCCGAAGAGAACTGCGCGATCATGGTCGCCGAACAGGTCGCCGATTATCTCGAAAACGGCAACATCCTCAACGCCGTGAACTTCCCGAACATCTCGATGCCGCGCGAATCGGCGTACCGGCTGGCGATCGCCAACGCCAACGTGCCGAACATGCTCGGCCAGATCTCGACTGCGCTCGCCGGCGCCGGACTCAACATCCACAACATGGTCAACAAGTCGCGCGGCGATTTCGCCTTCACGCTGGTCGACGTCGAAAGCGCCGTCCCGCAGACACTGATCGACCAACTCAAGACGATCGGCGGCGTGCTGCGCGTCCGTTACCTGCCGGCCTGA
- the panD gene encoding aspartate 1-decarboxylase, giving the protein MQRTMLKSKLHRVTTTHSELHYEGSCAIDDDLLEAADIIENEQIVIWNVNNGERFTTYAIRAERGSGIISVNGSAARRAAPGDLLIIASFANYDETELANHKPKLIYADAQNRIARTGDTIPTQKA; this is encoded by the coding sequence ATGCAAAGAACCATGCTCAAATCCAAGCTGCACCGCGTCACCACGACGCACTCCGAGTTGCATTACGAGGGGTCGTGTGCGATCGACGACGATCTGCTTGAAGCAGCGGACATCATCGAGAACGAACAGATCGTGATCTGGAACGTCAATAACGGCGAACGCTTCACGACCTACGCGATCCGTGCCGAACGCGGTTCGGGCATCATCTCGGTCAATGGCTCGGCTGCCCGCCGCGCCGCGCCCGGCGACCTCCTGATCATCGCCAGCTTCGCCAATTACGACGAAACCGAACTGGCGAATCACAAGCCGAAGCTCATCTACGCCGACGCGCAGAACCGTATCGCGCGCACCGGCGACACCATCCCGACGCAAAAAGCCTGA
- a CDS encoding ATP-binding protein has product MGAGESRQRASRIVAIAGGALMVAMAIVAVVAVLALRDREVEDWQRQMGTMSLLLAEQTEQTVFAAYLVLDAVTDRVRAAGVNNQDAFRRKLATPEIHEMLRERIRGLPQIDVASIVAANGDNINFSRAYPVPPINLAERDYFKAHVDNPALGDFISQPVRNKGNGKWTFYISRRLNDASGQFLGMVLVGMSVDAFTGFFERIAKNTGEGTTVSLFRSDLTLLTRWPYRDEVIGTINRSGGAFEVFETMKLRDAVLLRSTPRFSTGKPELRLTAARQLDRYPLAVVLVIPEDLFLARWRTSAWTIAGMSVAAMLVLLLALLALLRTLSQREAHLAELSRLKGEAESANLAKSRFLATMSHEIRTPINGILGMAQLLLMPKTAEAERQEFTRTILTSGQSLLNLLNDILDLSKIEAGKLVLEPAVFAPDQLIREVGHLFSGSATSKDLQLQCEWHGDAGQRYRADVYRLRQMLANLVSNAVKFTTRGSVTIEGRECRRGDGSAVLEFSVRDTGIGIAADKQAVLFEPFAQADSSTTREFGGTGLGLSIVQSLAHLMGGDVGVESVPGQGARFWFSCETEVVTAGQEARQGVRVSAVDGVCRGMRALVVEDNAVNRKVISSLLARLEVEVSIAEDGQKAVDAVIGDTAPDVILMDIQMPVMDGLQATRLIRAWERQNGSTHPIPIIAMTANAFDSDRQECQAAGMDDFISKPYRFEALAAVLARLRRADDMRPPVG; this is encoded by the coding sequence ATGGGGGCAGGGGAATCCAGGCAACGGGCAAGTCGCATCGTCGCCATCGCCGGCGGCGCGCTGATGGTCGCCATGGCCATCGTCGCGGTCGTTGCCGTGCTGGCTTTGCGTGACCGCGAGGTCGAGGACTGGCAGCGGCAGATGGGGACGATGTCGCTGCTGCTTGCCGAGCAGACCGAGCAGACGGTTTTTGCTGCGTATCTTGTGCTTGACGCGGTGACCGACCGCGTGCGCGCCGCCGGCGTCAACAATCAGGACGCCTTCCGCCGCAAGCTGGCGACGCCCGAGATCCACGAGATGCTGCGCGAACGTATCCGCGGCCTGCCGCAGATCGATGTTGCCAGTATCGTCGCGGCCAACGGCGACAACATCAATTTCAGCCGCGCCTATCCGGTTCCGCCGATCAATCTCGCCGAGCGCGATTATTTCAAGGCGCACGTTGATAATCCGGCGCTGGGCGATTTCATCAGCCAGCCGGTGCGCAACAAGGGCAACGGCAAGTGGACCTTCTACATCAGCCGGCGTCTCAACGATGCTTCCGGCCAGTTTCTCGGCATGGTGCTGGTCGGCATGTCGGTCGATGCCTTCACCGGCTTCTTCGAGCGTATCGCCAAGAATACCGGCGAAGGCACGACGGTCAGTCTGTTTCGCAGCGACCTGACGCTGCTGACGCGCTGGCCCTACCGGGATGAAGTGATCGGTACGATCAACCGCAGCGGCGGGGCCTTCGAGGTGTTTGAAACGATGAAGCTGCGCGATGCGGTGCTGTTGCGCAGCACGCCGCGCTTTTCGACCGGAAAGCCCGAGTTGCGGCTGACCGCGGCGCGGCAGCTCGATCGTTATCCGCTGGCCGTGGTGCTCGTCATCCCTGAGGATCTTTTCCTCGCCCGCTGGCGTACCTCGGCCTGGACGATTGCCGGCATGTCGGTGGCCGCCATGCTGGTCTTGCTGCTGGCGCTGCTTGCCCTGCTTCGTACCTTGTCGCAGCGCGAGGCGCACCTCGCCGAATTGAGCCGGCTCAAGGGCGAGGCCGAGTCGGCCAATCTGGCCAAGAGCCGTTTCCTGGCGACGATGTCGCATGAAATCCGCACGCCGATCAACGGTATCCTCGGCATGGCGCAACTGCTGCTGATGCCGAAAACGGCCGAGGCCGAGCGTCAGGAGTTCACCCGGACGATCCTGACGTCCGGCCAGTCGCTGCTCAATCTGCTCAACGACATCCTCGACCTCTCCAAAATCGAAGCCGGCAAGTTGGTGCTGGAGCCGGCAGTGTTCGCGCCGGACCAGCTGATCCGCGAGGTCGGCCATCTCTTTTCCGGGTCGGCGACGAGCAAGGATCTGCAGTTGCAATGCGAGTGGCATGGCGATGCCGGACAGCGCTACCGCGCCGACGTCTATCGTCTGCGCCAGATGTTGGCGAACCTCGTCAGCAATGCGGTGAAGTTCACGACGCGCGGCAGCGTTACGATCGAGGGGCGCGAATGCCGGCGCGGCGATGGAAGCGCCGTGCTGGAATTTTCGGTGCGCGATACCGGCATCGGCATCGCCGCCGACAAGCAGGCAGTGCTGTTCGAACCGTTCGCCCAGGCTGACAGCTCGACGACACGCGAATTCGGCGGCACCGGTCTCGGCCTGTCGATCGTCCAGAGTCTGGCTCACCTGATGGGGGGCGATGTCGGCGTCGAGAGCGTGCCCGGACAAGGGGCCCGTTTCTGGTTTAGCTGCGAGACGGAAGTGGTTACGGCCGGCCAGGAGGCGCGTCAGGGCGTGCGTGTGTCGGCTGTCGATGGTGTGTGTCGCGGCATGCGTGCGCTGGTCGTCGAAGACAACGCCGTCAATCGCAAGGTGATTTCATCCTTGCTGGCCAGGCTGGAGGTTGAGGTGTCGATCGCCGAGGATGGCCAGAAGGCGGTCGATGCGGTGATCGGTGACACGGCGCCGGATGTCATCCTGATGGATATCCAGATGCCGGTGATGGACGGATTGCAGGCGACACGGCTGATCCGTGCCTGGGAGCGCCAGAACGGGAGTACGCATCCGATTCCGATCATCGCCATGACGGCTAATGCCTTCGATAGCGATCGCCAGGAGTGTCAGGCGGCGGGAATGGACGACTTCATCAGCAAGCCCTACCGCTTCGAGGCGTTGGCGGCGGTGCTTGCCAGGCTGCGCCGGGCGGACGACATGCGTCCGCCGGTCGGGTAA
- a CDS encoding tetratricopeptide repeat protein, translating into MMTFGLAAAGLVLVALASIIVPLWRRRSFGATSRSIWLLAIVVPLVTLGLYRQLGAPAILDVEVALQGRSHDAEAMLSALEARLRKQPDDAEGWYVLGRAYQAQQRIAEAETALAKAVTQSPTTARYLSHHAEAMALADQGDLQKRARAQVEAALELDPQEEKALELAGLAAYQRQEWAQAAFYWRHLLKRLPPGSEFYQDIETALKQARGKAEHAAGLGEAAAPASSQK; encoded by the coding sequence ATGATGACGTTCGGTTTGGCCGCTGCCGGCCTGGTTCTGGTCGCGCTGGCCAGCATAATCGTGCCGCTCTGGCGGCGCCGGTCGTTCGGGGCGACGTCGCGATCGATCTGGCTGCTCGCAATTGTCGTACCGCTGGTGACACTGGGCCTCTATCGCCAACTTGGCGCGCCGGCGATTCTCGATGTCGAGGTGGCCTTGCAGGGACGCAGTCACGATGCCGAGGCGATGCTGTCGGCGCTTGAAGCGCGGCTCAGGAAACAACCCGACGATGCCGAGGGCTGGTATGTGCTCGGACGCGCCTATCAGGCGCAGCAGCGCATCGCCGAGGCCGAGACGGCGCTGGCAAAGGCGGTGACGCAGTCGCCGACGACGGCGCGCTATCTCTCGCATCACGCCGAAGCGATGGCACTTGCCGATCAGGGCGATCTGCAGAAGCGGGCGCGGGCACAGGTCGAGGCTGCGCTCGAACTCGATCCGCAGGAGGAAAAGGCGCTCGAACTCGCCGGACTGGCCGCGTACCAGCGCCAGGAATGGGCGCAGGCGGCGTTCTACTGGCGACATCTCCTGAAACGGCTGCCGCCCGGCAGCGAGTTCTATCAGGATATCGAGACGGCGCTCAAGCAGGCGCGTGGCAAGGCCGAGCATGCCGCCGGCCTTGGCGAGGCGGCGGCGCCGGCATCATCGCAGAAGTAG
- a CDS encoding glutathione S-transferase family protein, whose protein sequence is MKLYTAPRAPNPRRVEIFIAEKGLAGIERVAVDLNAGEHRTEAFLRRNPLGRVPVLELDDGRFLSESRAICAYLEGLFPEPNLMGRDSDERAFIEMADRQVEFGFFVPLMQHIRHTHPGFAPLEQPQFAEYGATQGLRMREAAAMLDAKLAGQAFIAGERFTIADITTFCALEFARLIRFRAGDAGFAHLQAWRDRIAARPGVG, encoded by the coding sequence ATGAAACTCTATACCGCCCCCCGTGCGCCGAATCCACGACGCGTCGAGATCTTCATCGCCGAAAAGGGACTTGCCGGCATCGAACGCGTCGCGGTCGATCTTAATGCCGGTGAGCACCGGACCGAGGCCTTCCTGCGCCGCAATCCGCTCGGCCGGGTGCCGGTGCTCGAACTCGATGATGGCCGTTTCCTGTCCGAATCGCGGGCGATCTGCGCCTACCTCGAAGGGCTTTTCCCCGAACCCAACCTGATGGGCCGCGACAGCGATGAGCGCGCCTTCATCGAGATGGCCGACCGTCAGGTCGAGTTCGGCTTCTTCGTGCCGCTGATGCAACACATCCGTCATACGCATCCGGGTTTTGCGCCGCTGGAGCAGCCGCAGTTCGCGGAGTACGGCGCGACGCAGGGGCTGCGCATGCGCGAGGCGGCGGCGATGCTCGACGCGAAGCTGGCCGGGCAGGCGTTCATCGCCGGCGAGCGCTTCACGATCGCCGACATCACCACCTTCTGCGCCCTCGAATTCGCCCGCCTGATCCGCTTCCGCGCCGGGGACGCCGGCTTCGCGCACCTGCAGGCCTGGCGCGATCGCATCGCGGCGCGTCCGGGCGTCGGCTGA